A stretch of Planctomycetota bacterium DNA encodes these proteins:
- a CDS encoding sulfotransferase domain-containing protein has product MLHFLGIGAQKSGTSWLYEVLRRHPEVRFPGVKEVHFWDQQRHLGLDWYRGLFAGDDPRRAGEITPAYAILPAAVIAEVHAAFPAARLIYLIRNPIQRAWSSAKMAVGRAEMRIDEASDRWFCDHFRSAGSLARGDYETCLRAWLSHYPASQLLVLRYEAIAADPDGVAAACCDHLGVARFAAPPAELRQRVFGGTPEPLRDSLWPELLSIYGARIESLARFLGIDLREWLDPPGSA; this is encoded by the coding sequence ATGCTCCACTTTCTCGGGATCGGTGCCCAGAAGTCGGGGACGTCGTGGCTCTACGAGGTGCTCCGTCGGCACCCGGAGGTGCGGTTTCCCGGTGTCAAGGAGGTCCATTTCTGGGACCAGCAGCGGCACCTCGGCCTCGATTGGTACCGGGGCCTGTTCGCCGGCGATGATCCACGCCGCGCCGGCGAGATCACCCCCGCCTACGCGATCCTTCCGGCGGCGGTGATCGCCGAGGTCCACGCCGCCTTTCCTGCCGCGCGGCTGATCTACCTGATCCGCAATCCGATCCAGCGCGCCTGGTCGAGTGCGAAGATGGCGGTCGGCCGGGCGGAGATGCGGATCGACGAGGCCTCCGACCGCTGGTTCTGCGACCACTTCCGCTCGGCCGGCTCGCTCGCCCGCGGCGACTACGAGACCTGCCTGCGGGCCTGGCTGTCGCACTACCCGGCTTCGCAGCTGCTCGTCCTCCGCTACGAGGCGATCGCCGCCGACCCCGATGGAGTCGCGGCGGCGTGCTGCGACCACCTCGGCGTCGCCCGCTTCGCCGCGCCCCCCGCGGAGCTGCGGCAACGGGTGTTCGGCGGAACGCCGGAGCCGCTGCGCGACAGCCTGTGGCCCGAACTGCTCTCCATCTACGGAGCGCGGATCGAGTCACTGGCGCGGTTTCTCGGCATCGATCTGCGGGAGTGGCTCGATCCGCCGGGGAGCGCCTGA
- a CDS encoding DNA-3-methyladenine glycosylase 2 family protein has product MPCASQTARYAAGDRRLSYNRKQKRALTSQGSRGTCAPPSRPARRSRIGPAPAAEVSWRWPVVHTPRMACAPQPTKKPRSRPMTPAPGYRRVLGRDPVMRRVMAQVGLLPGYYRERTDFETVCRIITGQQLSSVAATSIWKRVRALRRSWQPGNVATLSLASLRGCGLSRNKAAFILEAAERTVRKELDFAVIRRLADAEAHRTLLAIKGFGPWSVEMFMIFALEREDVFSIADAGLRRAIVALYGIPKARYESRVVTVANTWRPYRSFACRYLWGWLDVAGQP; this is encoded by the coding sequence ATGCCGTGCGCATCCCAGACGGCCCGCTATGCGGCTGGAGACCGACGGTTGTCCTACAACCGCAAGCAAAAACGCGCGTTGACCTCCCAGGGCAGCCGAGGCACGTGTGCTCCGCCGAGCCGACCCGCGAGGCGCTCGCGCATTGGACCGGCGCCCGCCGCCGAGGTTTCGTGGCGTTGGCCAGTGGTGCACACTCCGCGTATGGCATGTGCCCCTCAGCCGACGAAGAAACCGAGATCACGGCCGATGACACCCGCTCCAGGCTACCGTCGCGTTCTCGGCCGCGACCCGGTCATGCGACGCGTCATGGCACAGGTCGGGCTCCTGCCTGGCTACTACCGCGAGCGGACCGACTTCGAGACCGTCTGCCGGATCATCACCGGCCAACAACTCTCCTCCGTCGCCGCCACTTCGATCTGGAAGCGCGTCCGGGCACTGCGCCGGTCGTGGCAACCCGGGAATGTTGCCACGCTCTCCCTGGCGAGCCTCCGCGGCTGCGGCCTGAGCCGAAACAAGGCGGCGTTCATTCTTGAAGCCGCCGAGCGCACGGTCCGGAAGGAGCTCGACTTCGCCGTGATCCGCAGACTGGCAGACGCTGAGGCCCATCGCACGTTGCTTGCGATCAAGGGGTTCGGACCTTGGTCGGTCGAGATGTTCATGATCTTCGCCCTCGAGCGGGAGGATGTTTTTTCCATCGCGGATGCGGGCTTGCGCAGGGCCATCGTCGCGCTCTACGGCATCCCCAAGGCGCGCTATGAATCGCGCGTGGTGACGGTGGCGAATACCTGGCGCCCGTATCGGAGTTTCGCCTGCCGGTACCTGTGGGGATGGCTGGATGTCGCCGGACAGCCGTAG
- a CDS encoding DUF2294 family protein, with protein MTTPVAEASVSKELAGIALAMQTERTGHAPKAVTVVTGPETVVVTLHEALTPAEKLLARSAAGAAKVEEYHRALFAVSCDELRREVQRLTGQRVREAAVVVEPATGAIVHSFTSGTLVQIFQLEPRVATPPAPAAGKA; from the coding sequence ATGACCACGCCCGTCGCTGAAGCATCGGTGTCCAAGGAACTGGCGGGCATCGCGCTGGCCATGCAGACGGAACGCACCGGCCATGCCCCGAAGGCGGTGACCGTGGTCACCGGCCCCGAGACGGTGGTCGTGACGCTCCACGAAGCGCTGACGCCGGCGGAAAAGCTGCTCGCCCGGTCCGCGGCCGGAGCAGCGAAGGTCGAGGAATACCACCGTGCCCTGTTCGCCGTCTCCTGCGACGAGCTCCGCCGGGAGGTCCAACGGCTCACCGGCCAGCGCGTCCGCGAGGCGGCGGTCGTCGTCGAGCCAGCCACCGGCGCGATCGTCCACTCCTTCACCAGCGGCACGCTGGTGCAGATCTTCCAGCTCGAACCACGCGTCGCCACGCCGCCGGCTCCCGCGGCCGGCAAAGCCTGA
- a CDS encoding c-type cytochrome, protein MVSVGCPRIPGVCAVAWPFDRTRCFARSCVALAAALALVGPAQRAAAAERDDPFASHVRPTAPLSPADERAGFTLPPGFVAELVAAEDRIAKPMNLACDDRGRLWVSCSREYPYAAPADRPGQDFIQVFADRDGDGVWEESTTFADGLNIPIGLLPVADGVICFSIPNIWHLRDVDGDGRADERKVLYGPLGWQKDTHGMCNAFRRGPDGWIYACHGFNNESTVAGTDGHSIAMQSGNTFRFRPDGSRIEHFTWGQVNPFGMDFDEQGDLFTADCHTKPVTLLLREGRYESFGRPHDGLGFVPAVMDHLHGSTAIGGLAIYDDVRFPPEYRGNCFGGNVMTSRINRNRLVRDGATVRAVEEPDLLAAADPWFRPVDLRLGPDGALYVADFYNRIIGHYEVPLDHPGRDRTSGRIWRISYRGAGVPPTPLLASTRLDILPPDELVAVLRDANRTRRELARERIVGGAAAALAPPLAALAADTTAPAVARAAAGWCQARLGLLDAVALGRLARDSDAVLRQHSLRIAGSTLVGDPAGLMAIVCEALRDGDPLVRRAAALAAARLPAAIDGGSGATLVAALADAIRGGAPADVHLRHALRLALRSRLRDESSLTAAVAAMAGSPREEVIADVCLGLDSEPAGDAIAAFLASGGIPGTDPASRDRLAALVQHAATHASAAGLARLAAVVEERFASDLPFQVRLLETVRATLAREGQRAAPAVVTWADRVARQLLDLDGTGRPRDLPAALDWSVAPLPGRSGSSEAWPVRERPSADGVAAPFRVSTARGEQSTGVLRSEPFAVGRELTFFLAGHDGHPEHGPQGKNLIRLRDAMTEEILRTASPPRNDIAQPVAWDTADIAGRRVVVEVVDGDDGGAYAWLAVGRFSDPRLDPGASDTARQSAAALAAGFGLDGLAAPLALLLTDVPAATATRVAVAGALGALAPDSRLDALALVLTLPNATESARAEGARLIAARDGEASVAILHDLLRTARASDQREIALRLAGDDAGCRVLADAVERGRCSARLLVEPAVAARLAGLRAGPLRERVERLAATAPADDAALAQIIDDRRQDYRQHGGDAAAGKALFGKHCVQCHQVAGAGAKVGPQLDGIGNRGLDRVAEDLLDPNRNVDVAFRVTTILTTGGRVLAGIVVHETPDALVCADNQGKEFAVARAEIDERRPSALSLMPANFHDTTSADDMRHLLAYLLSLRGPAEPRDGR, encoded by the coding sequence GTGGTTTCGGTGGGCTGCCCGCGTATTCCCGGAGTGTGTGCCGTGGCCTGGCCATTTGACCGCACGCGTTGCTTCGCCCGATCCTGCGTTGCCCTCGCCGCGGCACTCGCGCTTGTCGGCCCCGCGCAGCGTGCCGCCGCGGCCGAGCGCGACGATCCGTTTGCCTCGCACGTCCGCCCCACCGCGCCACTGTCGCCGGCCGACGAGCGGGCGGGGTTCACGCTGCCGCCGGGGTTCGTCGCCGAGCTGGTCGCCGCCGAGGACCGGATCGCCAAGCCGATGAACCTCGCCTGCGACGACCGTGGCCGGCTGTGGGTGAGCTGCTCGCGCGAGTACCCGTATGCCGCGCCGGCCGACCGGCCGGGGCAGGATTTCATCCAGGTGTTCGCCGATCGCGACGGCGACGGCGTGTGGGAGGAGTCGACGACGTTTGCCGACGGGCTCAACATCCCGATCGGCCTCCTGCCGGTCGCCGACGGCGTGATCTGCTTCAGCATCCCGAACATCTGGCACCTCCGCGACGTCGACGGCGACGGCCGCGCCGACGAACGCAAGGTGCTCTACGGTCCGCTCGGCTGGCAGAAGGACACGCACGGCATGTGCAACGCCTTCCGCCGCGGCCCCGACGGATGGATCTACGCTTGCCACGGGTTCAACAACGAGTCGACCGTCGCCGGGACCGACGGCCACTCGATTGCGATGCAGTCGGGCAACACGTTCCGGTTCCGCCCCGACGGCAGCCGGATCGAGCACTTCACCTGGGGGCAGGTCAATCCGTTCGGCATGGACTTCGACGAGCAGGGTGACCTGTTCACCGCCGACTGCCACACCAAGCCGGTCACGCTGCTGCTCCGCGAGGGGCGCTACGAGAGCTTCGGCCGGCCGCACGACGGACTCGGCTTCGTGCCCGCCGTGATGGACCACCTCCACGGGTCGACGGCGATCGGCGGGTTGGCGATCTACGACGACGTCCGCTTCCCGCCCGAGTACCGCGGCAACTGCTTCGGTGGCAACGTCATGACCAGCCGGATCAATCGCAACCGTCTGGTGCGTGACGGCGCGACCGTCCGCGCCGTCGAGGAGCCCGACCTCCTCGCCGCGGCCGATCCCTGGTTTCGCCCGGTCGACCTGCGCCTCGGCCCCGACGGCGCGCTGTATGTCGCGGACTTCTACAACCGGATCATCGGCCATTACGAGGTGCCGCTCGACCACCCGGGGCGCGACCGGACCAGCGGGCGGATCTGGCGGATCTCCTACCGCGGTGCAGGCGTGCCACCGACGCCGCTGCTGGCGTCGACCCGCCTCGATATTCTCCCTCCCGACGAGCTCGTCGCCGTCCTGCGCGATGCCAACCGGACGCGGCGCGAGCTGGCTCGCGAGCGGATCGTGGGGGGCGCCGCCGCTGCCCTCGCGCCGCCGCTGGCCGCGCTCGCCGCCGACACGACCGCGCCCGCGGTGGCCCGCGCCGCCGCCGGATGGTGCCAGGCCCGGCTGGGGCTGCTCGACGCCGTCGCGCTCGGCAGGTTGGCGCGGGACTCCGACGCCGTGCTCCGCCAGCACTCGCTGCGGATCGCCGGGTCGACCCTGGTCGGCGATCCGGCCGGGCTGATGGCGATTGTCTGCGAGGCGCTTCGCGACGGCGATCCGCTCGTCCGCCGGGCTGCCGCGCTGGCGGCCGCTCGCCTGCCGGCCGCGATCGACGGCGGCAGTGGCGCCACGCTCGTCGCGGCCCTTGCCGACGCCATCCGGGGCGGCGCTCCGGCCGACGTTCACCTCCGCCACGCCCTGCGCCTCGCGCTCCGCTCCCGGCTCCGCGACGAATCGTCGCTCACCGCAGCGGTGGCCGCCATGGCGGGGAGCCCGCGCGAGGAAGTGATCGCCGACGTCTGCCTCGGGCTCGACTCGGAGCCGGCCGGCGACGCGATCGCCGCCTTTCTCGCCAGCGGCGGGATCCCCGGGACCGATCCCGCCTCCCGCGACAGGCTCGCGGCGCTGGTCCAGCATGCCGCCACCCACGCCTCGGCGGCCGGTCTTGCCCGTCTCGCCGCCGTGGTCGAGGAGCGCTTCGCCTCCGACCTGCCGTTTCAGGTGCGGCTGCTCGAGACGGTGCGGGCGACGCTCGCCCGCGAAGGGCAGCGGGCCGCGCCCGCGGTGGTCACCTGGGCCGACAGGGTCGCCCGCCAGCTCCTCGATCTCGATGGCACCGGCCGGCCGCGCGATCTGCCGGCGGCCCTCGACTGGTCCGTCGCGCCGCTGCCGGGGCGGAGCGGGTCGAGCGAGGCGTGGCCGGTCCGCGAGCGGCCGTCGGCCGATGGCGTCGCCGCCCCATTTCGCGTCAGCACCGCGCGCGGCGAGCAGTCGACCGGCGTCCTCCGCTCCGAGCCGTTCGCCGTCGGCAGAGAGCTGACATTTTTCCTCGCCGGGCACGACGGCCATCCGGAGCACGGCCCGCAGGGAAAAAACCTGATCCGCCTCCGCGATGCCATGACCGAGGAGATCCTCCGCACCGCCTCCCCGCCGCGAAACGACATCGCCCAGCCGGTCGCCTGGGACACCGCCGACATCGCGGGCAGGCGCGTGGTGGTCGAGGTGGTCGACGGCGACGACGGCGGCGCCTATGCGTGGCTGGCCGTGGGGAGGTTTTCCGATCCCCGCCTCGATCCCGGCGCCTCCGACACGGCCCGCCAGTCGGCCGCGGCGCTGGCGGCCGGTTTCGGTCTCGACGGTCTGGCCGCGCCCTTGGCGCTGTTGCTCACCGACGTGCCGGCGGCGACGGCGACGCGCGTCGCGGTGGCAGGTGCGCTCGGTGCGCTGGCACCCGATTCCCGGCTCGACGCGCTGGCACTGGTGCTCACGCTCCCCAATGCGACCGAATCGGCGCGGGCCGAAGGGGCCCGACTGATCGCGGCCCGTGACGGCGAGGCCTCCGTGGCGATCCTCCATGATCTCCTCCGCACGGCACGGGCCTCCGACCAGCGCGAAATCGCCCTCCGGCTGGCGGGAGACGACGCCGGCTGCCGGGTGCTCGCCGATGCGGTCGAGCGCGGCCGTTGCTCGGCCCGGTTGCTCGTCGAGCCGGCGGTGGCCGCGCGGCTGGCCGGCCTTCGCGCCGGGCCGCTCCGTGAGCGCGTCGAGCGCCTCGCCGCCACCGCCCCGGCCGACGACGCGGCACTGGCGCAGATCATCGACGACCGCCGTCAGGACTATCGTCAGCATGGCGGCGATGCCGCCGCGGGGAAGGCGCTGTTCGGCAAGCACTGTGTCCAGTGCCATCAGGTGGCCGGTGCAGGGGCGAAGGTCGGGCCGCAACTCGACGGCATCGGCAACCGCGGCCTCGACCGGGTCGCCGAGGACCTCCTCGATCCCAACCGCAACGTCGACGTTGCCTTCCGGGTGACGACGATCCTCACCACCGGCGGGCGCGTGCTGGCCGGGATCGTCGTCCACGAGACGCCCGACGCGCTGGTCTGCGCCGACAACCAGGGGAAGGAGTTCGCGGTCGCGCGTGCGGAAATCGACGAGCGCCGTCCGTCGGCGCTGTCGCTGATGCCGGCCAACTTTCACGACACGACGTCGGCCGACGACATGCGCCACCTGCTGGCGTATCTGTTGTCGCTGCGCGGTCCGGCCGAACCGCGCGACGGCCGTTGA